The genomic stretch GGGACGAGGAAGAGTTCTCCGAGACGATCGCGGACTTATACTCCCGTCTTGCGCGGGAGATGCGGGATGCAGGCGTGCAGGGGCACGTTCTGGTCGCAGAGGAAGCGGATGCGATCGAACTCGAAGTACTTGCGGGGAGAAAAATTCTCTTCTTCCCGAGGAACCCGGGATCCTTCGACCTGGAACTGCTGCTCGAATACCAGAGCGCTCTCGTCCTCCCGGCGGCCGATCTCGACCGGGCGCCGGACCTGATGGAGCGGTTCCGCGTCAAAAAACTGATCCTGCTCGACGCGAAGGGAAAGGATCTCGCGGCCGCCACCACATTCGCCGACCCGGATATGCTCGAGGCGGGCGGCTACTGCGAGGATTCCTGCCCGGACTACTGGAAAAATCTGGTCGACCGGGCGTTCATTCCTCGATAGACTCCGCTTTCTCTGCAAGGCGGCGGTAGTGGCGGTTCCGCTTGATGAGCCAGAAGAGGAGCCGGTCGAGAAGGGTGAAGGAGAACGTTCCCCCGGCGGCGTGGGGATGGCCGCCGCCTGAGAACTCCCGGGCGATGAGGTGGCCGACGGGGGGGACGGAACGGATGGAGATGCGGCCGTTCGAAGAGACGATCACCTCGATCTCGGTCTTGAACTCGTCGCGGATGGCGTGGGCGGTCTCGCTCGGGTAGCCGTAGAGGGGAGCGAACGCGATCCGGTAGCGATCGCTCTCGATGATCGTGGTGTGCCGGATGCTCTTCTTGATGTCCCGCTCCATCTCCCGGACGATCTCGTTGTACTCGGTCTCGACCTTCGCGTCGACGATCGTGCCCCGGACGAGGTTGTCGCGGACGTACTCACGCCAGCCCTTCCGCATCACCACCTGGCCGAGCATCTTCGACCGGGGATCCTGGTGTTTCCAGAGGTCGTAGTCGCAGACGACCCGCGCAATCTCTTCGGCCACCGCATCGCCGGGGGCGAGGTCGCGTGCGACGATCCCGGTCGCGCAGGTGGAAACGTCGACGTGAAGGAGGCTCGTCTTCTTCTCGACGGCGCGGATCTCCTCGTCCTTCCAGCGGTGGTGGTCGCGCCACTCGATCCGCCATCCGTTGGAGCGCGCTTTCGCGAGCCGC from Methanoculleus chikugoensis encodes the following:
- a CDS encoding DHH family phosphoesterase produces the protein MAGSDRKPNTRDTNLMQALSGRTEHVVHLTHNDLDAVGSDAVHRRKYGDVFTVWASVGKFLSLFDAVAGSPGRGDLLSISDIGYQQGVEQRLAKARSNGWRIEWRDHHRWKDEEIRAVEKKTSLLHVDVSTCATGIVARDLAPGDAVAEEIARVVCDYDLWKHQDPRSKMLGQVVMRKGWREYVRDNLVRGTIVDAKVETEYNEIVREMERDIKKSIRHTTIIESDRYRIAFAPLYGYPSETAHAIRDEFKTEIEVIVSSNGRISIRSVPPVGHLIAREFSGGGHPHAAGGTFSFTLLDRLLFWLIKRNRHYRRLAEKAESIEE